Sequence from the Populus nigra chromosome 17, ddPopNigr1.1, whole genome shotgun sequence genome:
ttgcttaaattgaaaataataaaaataaacaatatatacttctaatttttatagtttagaacttaaaaacaactattttgatgttttatgtatatatatatatattgaaatattattttggaatcaattaaaagtgattttatCACTTCCATCTGggaataagaatattttattttactttttttctctcttaccCACTCTCTTGTAATATAGAAATTGGTTTATaatgattaagattttttaaaaaaaatagctctatatatcaaaaaatttattttaaattatcagtTAAATCGAGAATATTGAAAGACACgcctaaaaaacatataataataaaaaaaatcatatagatcATTGTTTCTAGAGCAATAACAAAACATCTTATCATCATCCTGTATAAGAACATTGATgtaaattgaaatttgaatttaaattttgtcatCATTATCCTCGGTCGCATCAAGAATTACCACAAGAACTATTATAAAAGCATAATCAACATTTGGGCACACCGTTACTTGAAAATCGTCTTTCCACCTTATCGTGGATTTAAGATTGTGTTGCTGATGCATCTGCATTTAATAAGCAACACATTAGAACTATGTTCGAATACATCTTCCTATCTCATTCTGACAAGAGAGGGGGGGAAAAGCATTTCAAGAATATTGTTAAATTAAGCACTTAAGTGCTCCAAAATCAAAATTGGTTTCGAGCTTACTTGTGCAACAATGGTGTTGGAATTTCCAAGATATATAGTGCATGAACTATCGATAAAAGCTCCTTCGATCCTAAAATCAGGAACGCTTTCAGTCGTGTTAGAAGGTAGGAATACATGTAACTTGCTCGAGACTAACTGGAATAGTGATGACTGCTTGACTGAGAAAAGTAAATCTTTCTGCTCTATGCTTTCTCCTCTGAAAACCTCCCACCTCCCATGTGCAGTCATTAGCTAGAAATATAAGACGAAATGCATAATTAATCCCCTAATATGGATAGTAAATGAAATTATCAACAACATTAATGGAAACAAAGAATATTGAACGAGAAAACCCCACatcctatatatataaagcacCCATAAACaacaaacaatctaaaaatcaaataacagaACCGATCGAGAGAACAGACAAGCCTACCTTATGTTTAAGAGAAACAAGAATGTTACCATCTGCGTCTTGCAAATATCGTATATCACGAACTGTTGCGATCTTGCTTTTGACTTGGAAAATGAGATTTCCATCTTCATCAGTAACCTTACAATCATTCATTCCAAGACCAAGTGTTTTCTGCATCATTTCTAGGTCTACGGGGTGCTGTGTCACGAACTCTTGCCCTATAACCATCACTGGGCTCTCAAGTGTGGCATTAGCTGCCATTTCCCCTGGATCTGGCTCGGGATGTTGCCCGGTAGCCATGATCATGCACTCAAACAAGATGGTATAAGCAGTATGGTGAATCGTgtggttttttatatttgtagtGTTTGTAAATTAGGAGATAATTATGGATGCCTATATATAAATGTGGTGGACAAGGTCTTATAGTGAGGGATTGACAGCAAAATCTATTTGTATCACAGCTGGTAACAGGTGCTGTTCCGTCctaaatatacaaaaaagtTTTCTAAGTATTGATGAGTATatcccttttttcttcttatccaAATTGGGTCTTGCTGtgatttttgtattaatttagtGTTAATTTTGATAGAAAATGATAAACTCCTTaacttaatttattgttttagtcAGTGTATCATAAATGTTACAATTTACCATTTCAATgctataaatttattgaaattgcTGGTTATACAATGCATTaaaagttttatatattttctctataacaaaaatgttttataatataGTTTACGGGAAAATGCTAGATAAGCTTAATCTTAATACCTTTATTAGACTTGATCATTTATTTTTGagttgtgttaaaaaaaaaagttaaatattcaaatacaaaaaaaataattttaaagtgatctCACTTTTTTAAATGCAATAGGGATctcactttttattattatttatctatgCATGGGCCCATCtttcatcatttattattatattcttaatttttaatttatccattTTAAAATGAGAGACTCATTAGTATTATTTATAAATCTAAATTACGAAGTGGGTTCTCATTATAATCCATAGTTTTCTTAACTATTACCAAACATCTTCAACAATTTAATTCTTAAGACTTTTTACAAccttaaaacttctttaaatattatctctttaacgttttctttttttagatttttattctaATGCTAAATGCATCCTTAGTCTTAAATCaattcttttgttaaaattaaagcatcaaattaaatatagttATGAAATTTCTGATAGGTTAATACAAATCTCAAATGATCCAAGACCTTGGCTTGGtcttaaaccataaaaaacttaaaaatacaattggTACAATTGGTCTGATCAAACCTGAATAACTCGTCAAGTCAACCCAAAACCTAGataaaagtgaattttttttaatattttaataaatttaaaaaatataaaattaatttataaatactgaactttacatttatttttatagtttatatttatatagattgttttttaatttttcgatgtgaaataactatttatatattatacatCTACATGAGTGTAGCTTCTTATCTTTTAACGTGGAATATCCTAATCTTCAtcgctcatattttttttatattctacaCACATATAAATTCTGTTTTTACGATAATCaaggaatatattaaaatagtcaTTTAGAGGATGACCAAAGTAGAACAATAAGAAGTTATTTGTTACAGAACCTGGAGATTgctaaaaacaaagtaaaagttgggaaaaaaaaacataaaaaatactcaAGTAATTGTTAAATAGTCCGTCACTAAGAATCTAAATATTATCAATCTGTATGCCTCCTATCCACTTACTAATGTTGTTCGTCCACCTCTGGATATCGTCTCAACTTCTGGTAAGGTCATTACATGTGTAGCTAAAGTTTGAGTCATAGTTTTTTTCAAACAGGTAGACAATCAATGCAATGTTAAAGTAAAACACGCTTTCCTatggttttaaaacctgacATGATGGTTGACCCGGTATAATGaccgggtcacgggtcagatgggttaacccgggccaacccgggttaacccaaaaaaaataaattttatgatcattgatCAATAACAAGGCAATGGATCCAACAATATAACGTAAACtcgataaacaaaataattctatTCTCTGCTTTATATAAACTCATTCCAGCGAGCTTTCAAGCCTGGAcctgctttctttttttttcaaaccaaatcGTCAATGGTAGACTCttataaaaacattcaatgCATCATAAATTCTACACCAACCTCATCAAAATCAACCCCACATTCAGTAGCTAGAGCTAAATCCAATGCACcaccaaatcctaaaaaaaatcccaaattacaaattattccaagaaaatcaaaaaaacaaaatcataacaaaaccTATTTTCTCAAAATGAAAACTGAATCATAAAAATCACAACTTGATAACAACAAACAACAATTTGTTTGGATTCAACAACTTACTTTCgattgaaggaaaaaagagaattaAGTCATCATTAAGTATTGGCCATAACGTTGAAGGGTGAGTTTTGGGTCATCAGCAAGCTTGAAATCAAGATCGAAACCACGAGATTTGAGAGAATTGAAAAAGATTGAGTGGGAAGATTTGAGTGACAAGTCGTTGAGGAGGACTAACAGGCAACGATCTGTTGGGGAATATGTggagaaagagagggagagaatggAAAGGAGTGTAACAGATAGAATTGTTAAGATTGAGAAACTGTTTCTTCCCATTTTTGCAGTCTTGGCTGCCTAAGTGAGAGagtgcgagagagagagagagagggggagagaggcAGAAGGCTTGCCAAAAATTAACAAGGCTTAAGAAAAAGCTAAAGCTAAAAACGACGTCGTTGAACATATATAACACAAACAGCAGCCGGTCTCAGCTGGGTTTAGCCGGGTTAACCGGGTCCCAGATCGATCCACCAAGTTGACCAGGTTTTGACGGGCCAATTTCCTAACAGGTCTTTTCATCAATTCGATCCATTTCAACCCCGGATCAGCCAGATCCCGGGTCAACCTGCAAAGCCGAGTCGGGTTTTAAAATACTACGCTTTCCAGTCTAGTTGAATTTCcttgaaaatcaaattagtCCCAGCAACACCAAAAGAGAGAAGATTCCacgttttccttttaaatttgcaCTTAGCCATTGTATGTCTTTGGAAAAGTAGCTCATTGAAAGTCTTCGGGACACACCAAGAGATACCCcaaccaagaaatgaattttaaccaaaaattcCAAGCAAACTTGCATTGAAGTAACAAATGGTCCGAAGTCTCTAAATCATCCGCACAAAAAGGACTACAAGATTGATCAACTGGAAGTAATCGTAGGCTAAAAAGAAAGGATCTTCTACATAATCTATTTTGCACAGCTAACCATAAAAATGTTTGAATTTTTGGGGGAGCTGTAGAAAcctttcttcttaatttttcaatgtcatgggagataactatatataatttatatttatatagattgttttttaactttttaatataggataattaaattatatttcatatctcattttttttatataatctatactcctatacattttttttctattttctcaaGTTGATCTGAATCAACATGTATGATTTGGGACCTGACTTCTTTGCTGAGTCAGCTTCTAATTGGGTTTAATACCTATGAAATTAGCTAAGACACTTTTACCTtgaattaggtttttttgtaatGTCCAAACTACTCTTTCTACGAGGTACCTTTGTGGTCACATGAGAATACCTTGAagtctatcaatttttttttttttaaattataattaaccaGATATGtctgttaaattatatttattgtattgattttcttttcacttgattctttaattgatttgttttattttcttcatttagtattttatttattttaagtctAAATGTCGGTCATCTAAGTATAAgatttcaacaatattttttcttttcttgatattatgtattttttttataaataaaaaacataaaggtTAGAAGAAAATGTTTGTTATTGCATTATAACTTActatacaaattatttttttgcttgaaaaaacattaaattaatgtttttaagattttttttagatgattttgatgtgatgatatcaaatatatatataaaaaatatttttatgtattttcaattgaaaaatatcttgcattataataccaaacacacttcaTAAGAGGTTTCAAGCATACacatatcaataaattaaattctaagaaaatactaaaaaagaaagaggtttTTCTATATCCCAGATCACTATTCATTACAATagtgatttaataaaattacccATAATCcaaaaaacctttaaattaGACATTGGAGGCAAGATAATATTTTCACCATGATGTAATTGTCTTTAACAATTTGTGCAAGGTTGggttagtaattttattttatctttgtatagagaaattactaatttaatcctagaataaaaaaaataaaatgtctttCAATTAAGAGCATTatggtctttttattttttttaaatagtaaaccGTAAAGACAAAATCAATATAACTCTTTCACAAAggttttttgtcattttatactGATTTTATTGCTAATGTGAAAGTTACTCAAGGgcattattgtattttatcatataataaatattattaaaaaacttgttGGTGCGTGAGTAGCACGCACAATCGAGTGGGCGACCCTTGCGTCATTCATGCAGTGTGTGCGAGATTGTTAGGTCATCAAACACCGTTTGTTGTGGTTACATTTGAAAGGTCTCGACAACCCCTTCATGATGGGGCGATGCGTGTGCCTAACACTCTCCTGATTTAGTGTTaatcaccattttttttattctctctctatTCTCCTTGAATTACATGCTAGACCTTTTAAACTTTTAGATCagcctctttaatttttttttcctttcatatttGGTTCCTGTcagtttgattattattttttattttgaataatctatgaaattacaaatatttgaaattaactTATTTAACTCATAATTCTAGCCTTAACCAAGCTCAATTTTATAACAATATTCGAAACAATATGATTGTAACTCTTAAGCTCCTCTCCAAACTTTGAGCTTCACTTTTCAATATATAGATCTTGAAAACAATTCTAATTGGAAATGAGGAAATCGACTGAGTAAATGTTCATGTCATAGCTATTGGATAATGTTTTGTAATAGATagatataaaacaatttataaaaaaaaagttgtccgCGAGAGGATCCTCTAATAAAGTTGTACGAGGAAGATAGAAAGTAGCTTATGAATATGACTTGAATGATTTCTCTCTTACTTTTGTAAATTGAGTAATATTCTAAAAGATGTGTGGGAAATTACTGTAGTTTCCCACGTCTttcacttattaatatattatattattataattattatattatattatattatataactttttttttgtttttaattttttttgtttttttaataatttttttattggatttagtttgttaatattaaatttttttatttagttatcagattttcataatACGGATCacgagtttgatgggttaacctggtttgacgagttaatccgaattttttttctttttaattaattttttttgtttagtttagtttgttaatattaaatttctttttatttaattatcatactttcatgacacgtatcttgggtttgatgagttaacttggtttaatgggttaacccagttaattctgggtaaacctgttaattttttttctatttagttattaaactttcatgacgtgaaTCCCAGGTTTtacaggttaacctgatttgaagggttaacctaattaattcatattttttttctttttcttcattagtttttttctttgtttcttctttttaattaatctatttaattatcacacttttataacacgaccttatagccagacccacatccaatattcttgAGTCCAGTGTTGCAGCTAGACTTACTTAAACTagagtcatgcaagtttaatgttattattaatattataaatattacttttaggtCAGGCGTtacaatcaaatttaaaactctTGGGTATAGTTTTACAGAAAAActtaacacttttaaatcttaatttttttatatattttttatggaaaaaaaaagcaccacATCACGTGGGTGATGGAATTAGTTATTCAACTAATGGATGAAGACAAAAacaatttgttattttcaaaacaaaaaaacgagGAACGAAGATAGATGGAATGACATAGAATAAAGCTACGTCTTTTTGTCAAAAGACAAGCCACTCGTAGATATTTGGGTAGTCAGGAAATGCGTttcttcatgaaaatttaattttttttatttaaattttttttatttttatatttttagattgttttgatgttaaaaataatttttttagaataaaaatattatttttatacatgtttttgaaaaaatattttaaaaaattataaaatcatcaaaatttacaatagactttttttttaaagaataattgcAAGAAACTTGAATAGTAAATTGACAAGATACATGAGCGATACGCATTGAGACTGtttctaattttcaaaaattgagTACTTTTCAAATATAGCTTGTGGCAATCAAATTAAACTGGTAATGCGtaccaaaacttttttttttttttttgatttacgtggggtgtccgggtcagcttgcgcgcaccacgactattccccacggctcACTGgatatcctgcaagcccaggagcaggttaggcaccgcggaggtgacaggcgtgcacatagaggatcGAACCCGGaacggggacggaacaagtcacacggctgaccacagcagctaggccaAAACTTTGATCAAGAGAGAGGATGATAGTGAGGGGAACCAGAATTTTAGGATGGGGGACCaatatgtaagaaaaaaagaagcaaacttGGAATAAAATAGTGAAGAAAAACATGGTGATAATTATACATAATTTTGGGGGGTTCATTGTGTGTGTTtcctacaaaaataaattattatttaaagaagttactaaatattttttaaatattaataaaaaaaacccaaacgaGAGGAGATTTTACTGTCCCACTCTACTCAAAgcactttttttattgaaataatactttgtttttttaaaaaaaaatttaataaatgcctttttttaattcattttttaatattaaatttattttttattatattatcttattttcatgacacaaattGTAAGTTAAGTTAATTCAATTCAttcaggtttttattttttattttttaattttaagttgattaagaattatatttcatgatttgttttgtttttttctattagattatTTCAACTTCATGATCCATGAATAATGCTTAataggttaactcgagttgactcaagttgttttttgtgtttttttaattgatttttttttcaatattatcatTAAACATTGGgtcaattgaaaattaaacttcataatttattttgatttgttttctatggtaATATCTTGGTCTTATGATTAGAGTTGCgagtttttacattttaacctTAGCTAAAtcaggttattttttgtttgtaagaAATTATCTCAGTTTTATAACTTGAGTCACGAgtctttcaacattgagtttgcTTTTTATTGAGTTGTCCACATCTCAGGACCCCAGTTCatgggtttgacgagttaacccaattgatttaattttcttaattgatatttttctcaactttatcatttaatattgtgtttgattgaggattaaattttataaatttttttgatttgttttttattaggttacCCTAATGCTTAATGAGTTTGGCTTGCTTTTTGGTCGGGATGAATGTTTTTGGTCTAAATTGAATTGTTtgattttagataaaataagaTGAAGAAAGTTTAAATTTCAAACCATAccaaaatatcataaaagataaaaattcctAAGCCCAAATCGAAATTAGGACCCCATAACGATTATTATCTTTAGTCCTTATATCAAAGTTAAAATACAATTCTAATAACAACTACGTTCTAAATAacgttttattaaattttaaatttttttaatctttttaaatcattttaatatattgatattaaaaataattttttaaaaataaaaataaatattattttaatacattttaaaataaaaaatatttaataaaaaaaccactacAGTACCTAAACATTAATCATATATATTGGGTCTACTGTTAATTCACAGCAGCAGATAAACTGGGTCatttaatcatatatttttataattaaagtttaaagaaaatatttttaatgagattaatgtaaaattataatatatattaattaatcaaattttttaaaaatataattaaaataaaatatagatttaacCACCAACAGACCTTTTTGTGGAAATGAACAGGGCAATGTGTCATGGCCCATTGCCTTCTTTTACCTGGCTGTAGAATGGTTTTTCCGACGAGAAAGCAGCCTTGAATCTGACTGAACTGAAGTACTTAAAAACAAAGATGAAGTTACCATACCATACCATAAACAGAAAATCTGTAACTACATCTCCCAAACTGATGATCTTCTTTCAGAATCCCAACAAGAATGGTTAGATACacttctaaaaactaaaaagagtaCTGGTTTCTTCCTAAGAAAACACAGGAAATGACCATTCACACCTTACAAGGCAAGATGGCAAAGAGTTTTCAACCAACGAGAAGCCATGCAATCTCTTAAACAGTCAGCTACAAAACCACCACTACTAGAAAAACCCGGTAAATCCCATCTtctttattctcttaattactcCTTTAGCATCTATAATGTTGAACCAACCCCTAAAGTCTATGACTTTATTCTCAAAACCTTTTTTAAACCTTTCAATTCCATCACATTCCTTCAGTTCTTGACCATCTTGAAAAAGTTGAAAACTTTGAACCAcctgaatctatttttgcttaTCTTATAGAATTTTATGGAATTGCTGATAAAAACCAAGAAGCAATTGAGTTGTTCTGTAGAATTCCTAAGATTAGATGCCAGTTGTTTGTAGAAGCAGTAAAGGTCTAAACTTGGTGCCTGAAATTTTGTTGAAGAGTCAAGTTATGAATACTCGAATGGAAGAATCGACTTTTCAGGTATTTATTGCTGCTCTCTGTAGGATTAGAAAGTTGGGTTTTGCTATTGAGATCTTGAGTTGTATGGTGAATGGTGGGTTTGTTGTAAACGCAGAAATATCTTTTATGTTATTGTCATGTCTTTGTGAACAGAAAGAAGCAACCAAATTCGAGGTTATGGGTTTTTTAGAGGAATTGAGAAAGTTAGGATTTTGTCCTAGAATGGTGGATTATAGTAATGTTATTAGGTTTTTAGTGAAAGGAAAAATGGGTTTGGATGCTTTGCATGTTGTGAATCAGAtgaaataagataaaattaagCTTGGATAAGGGTTTATGCACTCAGAGTTTCACATTTTATGAGATAATTTGTGGTTTATGCCATAGAGACCTCAGTTGTAAAACACTTGAATTACTTGAGAAAATGGTTAGTAAGAATGTCTCCTGGTGTTAGAGATTGGAAAGCGCTTCTCCTTAACTCTGGAATCGAACTTGGTTTTATAGAGACTACATTGTTTAGTTTGGTAGACACAATTCAAACTCAGTTAATGTTGAGTGATTAACCCTCTTTTACTATTGTATCCCCCAGAAATGGTTGAAGTCAGTGATGAACCCATGAATAAAATTTTGAGGCTAAGGAGAGTTTATCTTCTTGGGTGGTGGATCCAA
This genomic interval carries:
- the LOC133676429 gene encoding protein LURP-one-related 10-like; the encoded protein is MIMATGQHPEPDPGEMAANATLESPVMVIGQEFVTQHPVDLEMMQKTLGLGMNDCKVTDEDGNLIFQVKSKIATVRDIRYLQDADGNILVSLKHKLMTAHGRWEVFRGESIEQKDLLFSVKQSSLFQLVSSKLHVFLPSNTTESVPDFRIEGAFIDSSCTIYLGNSNTIVAQMHQQHNLKSTIRWKDDFQVTVCPNVDYAFIIVLVVILDATEDNDDKI